Proteins encoded within one genomic window of Micromonospora halotolerans:
- a CDS encoding thiamine-phosphate kinase, with protein MTVAGVGEFGLIDRVTARLSYGESCLLGPGDDGAVVAAPDRRVVASTDVLVEGRHFRRDWSGARDVGHRAAAANLADIAAMGATPTALLVALCMPADLDPGWAEELADGLGAEAALVGASVVGGDMSASPTLTVAVTALGDLGGRPPVVRSGARPGDVVALAGRTGWAAAGYTVLSRGFRTPRLLVEAFRRPEVPYAAGPEAARHGATAMIDVSDGLLADLGHVAKASGVAVDLTREAFEVPRQMRDAAQALGVDPYSWILGGGDDHALAATFPATATLPEGWRPVGRVTEGAGVTVDGAPYAGPAGWDHFRRTE; from the coding sequence ATGACGGTCGCGGGTGTCGGGGAGTTCGGGCTGATCGACCGGGTGACCGCCCGGCTGTCGTACGGGGAGAGCTGCCTGCTCGGCCCCGGCGACGACGGGGCGGTGGTGGCGGCGCCGGACCGGCGGGTGGTCGCCTCCACCGACGTGCTGGTCGAGGGGCGGCACTTCCGCCGGGACTGGTCGGGGGCCCGGGACGTGGGCCACCGGGCGGCGGCGGCCAACCTGGCCGACATCGCGGCCATGGGGGCCACCCCGACCGCGCTGCTGGTCGCGCTCTGCATGCCGGCCGACCTCGACCCGGGCTGGGCCGAGGAGCTGGCCGACGGGCTGGGCGCCGAGGCGGCCCTGGTGGGCGCGAGCGTGGTCGGCGGGGACATGTCCGCCAGCCCGACGCTGACCGTCGCGGTGACCGCCCTCGGTGACCTGGGCGGCCGGCCGCCGGTCGTGCGCTCCGGCGCCCGCCCGGGTGACGTGGTGGCGCTCGCCGGGCGCACCGGCTGGGCGGCGGCCGGCTACACGGTGCTGTCCCGGGGCTTCCGCACGCCGCGGCTGCTGGTCGAGGCGTTCCGCCGGCCCGAGGTCCCGTACGCGGCCGGCCCCGAGGCCGCCCGCCACGGCGCCACCGCCATGATCGACGTGTCGGACGGGCTGCTGGCCGACCTGGGGCATGTGGCGAAGGCCAGCGGGGTGGCCGTCGACCTGACCCGGGAGGCGTTCGAGGTGCCCCGGCAGATGCGCGACGCGGCGCAGGCGCTCGGCGTCGACCCGTACTCCTGGATCCTCGGCGGGGGCGACGACCACGCCCTGGCCGCGACCTTCCCGGCGACGGCGACGCTGCCGGAGGGCTGGCGGCCGGTCGGGCGGGTGACCGAGGGCGCCGGGGTGACCGTGGACGGCGCGCCGTACGCGGGCCCCGCCGGCTGGGACCACTTCCGCCGCACGGAGTGA
- a CDS encoding DUF3515 family protein, with product MEEITSSPAVDESRPARRDRSTRSAALWATLIAVPVTLAVAGFTFAKLAPDSPAAAPSPSASATRPQSTTPVELAAPALAERPATVCRALVSQLPATVRDLAQRPVTAGAEQNAAYGDPALTVACGGTPPVKPCPSPTAGGRLADGCFLDTDEVWSVNKVCWHPATEAGATVLTAVDREVPVQVRVPDEYEQPLKWVTSISDAIVASVPAAKTAPSGCSA from the coding sequence GTGGAAGAGATCACGTCCTCCCCCGCTGTCGACGAGTCCCGCCCGGCGCGTCGCGACCGGTCGACCCGGAGCGCCGCGCTCTGGGCGACGCTCATCGCGGTGCCGGTCACCCTGGCGGTGGCCGGCTTCACCTTCGCCAAGCTGGCTCCGGACTCCCCGGCCGCCGCGCCGAGCCCGTCGGCGAGCGCCACCCGGCCGCAGTCGACCACGCCGGTCGAGCTGGCGGCCCCCGCGCTGGCCGAGCGCCCGGCCACGGTGTGCCGCGCCCTGGTGTCGCAGCTCCCGGCGACCGTCCGCGACCTGGCACAGCGACCGGTCACGGCCGGCGCCGAGCAGAACGCCGCGTACGGCGATCCGGCGCTCACCGTGGCCTGCGGCGGCACGCCGCCGGTCAAGCCGTGCCCGTCACCCACCGCGGGCGGTCGACTGGCCGATGGCTGCTTCCTCGACACCGACGAGGTGTGGTCGGTCAACAAGGTCTGCTGGCACCCGGCGACGGAGGCCGGCGCGACGGTGCTGACGGCCGTCGACCGCGAGGTCCCCGTCCAGGTCCGAGTGCCCGACGAGTACGAGCAGCCGCTCAAGTGGGTCACGTCGATCTCCGACGCGATCGTCGCCTCGGTGCCCGCCGCGAAGACGGCACCGTCCGGCTGCTCCGCCTGA
- a CDS encoding D-alanine--D-alanine ligase family protein encodes MTTPGKTRVAIVFGGRSPEHGISCVSAGSVLAALDPDEFEVVPVGITRQGQWVLASGDPSQLAIADRKLPEITAGSGAELVLRADPAVGGLMVLDPAQGPVALADVDVVFPVLHGAYGEDGTIQGMLEMADIPYVGANVFASAAAMDKEFTKKLCAAEGIPVGPYVVLRAGMTLTEEDKERLGLPVFVKPSRAGSSFGITKVDDWAQLDAAVATAREIDTKVLVEGAIVGREIECGVLEGEAGGAPEASVLAEVRVVSGHDWYDFEAKYIDDACEYDIPANLPEHVTRQVREYGTRAFTALDCSGLARADFFVTPELDVYLNEINTMPGFTPTSMFPRMWAASGLEYPKLVNRLIRTALRRAGR; translated from the coding sequence GTGACCACCCCAGGCAAGACCCGCGTGGCGATCGTCTTCGGCGGCCGCAGCCCGGAGCACGGCATCTCCTGCGTGAGCGCCGGCAGCGTGCTGGCCGCCCTCGACCCGGACGAGTTCGAGGTCGTGCCGGTCGGCATCACCCGGCAGGGCCAGTGGGTGCTGGCCAGCGGCGACCCCAGCCAACTCGCCATCGCCGATCGCAAGCTCCCCGAGATCACCGCCGGCTCCGGCGCCGAGCTGGTGCTGCGCGCCGACCCGGCCGTGGGCGGCCTCATGGTGCTCGACCCGGCCCAGGGCCCCGTGGCGCTGGCCGACGTGGACGTGGTCTTCCCGGTGCTGCACGGCGCCTACGGCGAGGACGGCACCATCCAGGGCATGCTGGAGATGGCCGACATCCCCTACGTCGGCGCGAACGTGTTCGCCTCGGCGGCCGCCATGGACAAGGAGTTCACCAAGAAGCTCTGCGCCGCCGAGGGCATCCCGGTCGGCCCGTACGTGGTGCTGCGCGCCGGCATGACGCTGACCGAGGAGGACAAGGAGCGCCTCGGGCTGCCGGTCTTCGTGAAGCCCTCCCGGGCCGGCTCCTCGTTCGGCATCACCAAGGTCGACGACTGGGCGCAGCTCGACGCGGCGGTCGCCACCGCCCGCGAGATCGACACCAAGGTGCTGGTCGAGGGCGCGATCGTGGGCCGGGAGATCGAGTGCGGCGTGCTGGAGGGCGAGGCCGGCGGCGCCCCCGAGGCGTCGGTGCTGGCCGAGGTGCGGGTGGTCTCCGGCCACGACTGGTACGACTTCGAGGCCAAGTACATCGACGACGCCTGCGAGTACGACATCCCGGCGAACCTGCCCGAGCACGTGACCCGGCAGGTGCGCGAGTACGGGACCCGCGCGTTCACCGCGTTGGACTGCTCCGGACTGGCCCGGGCCGACTTCTTCGTCACCCCGGAGCTGGACGTCTACCTCAACGAGATCAACACGATGCCGGGCTTCACCCCGACGTCGATGTTCCCCCGGATGTGGGCGGCCAGCGGGCTGGAGTATCCGAAGCTGGTCAACCGGCTCATCCGCACGGCCCTGCGCCGCGCCGGCCGCTGA
- a CDS encoding GNAT family N-acetyltransferase — translation MSEIEIRVRRFDAPESQALIRAALADLGQRYGGSGDDTPVDAAEFEPPAGTFLVAYLDGEPVGCGGWRSHGDDGGTAELKRMYTAPAARGRGVARAVLAAVERSARDHGRKRMILECGDRQPEAIGMYTSAGYERIPNFGFYRDAPGCLSYGRTL, via the coding sequence GTGAGCGAGATCGAGATCCGGGTGCGGCGCTTCGACGCGCCCGAGTCGCAGGCGCTGATCCGGGCGGCCCTGGCCGACCTCGGCCAGCGGTACGGTGGCAGCGGCGACGACACGCCGGTCGACGCGGCCGAGTTCGAGCCGCCGGCCGGCACCTTCCTGGTCGCCTACCTCGACGGTGAGCCGGTGGGCTGCGGCGGCTGGCGCAGCCACGGCGACGACGGCGGTACGGCCGAGCTGAAGCGGATGTACACGGCGCCCGCCGCCCGGGGCCGGGGCGTGGCCCGCGCGGTGCTCGCGGCCGTCGAGCGGTCCGCCCGGGACCACGGCCGCAAGCGGATGATCCTGGAGTGCGGCGACCGGCAGCCCGAGGCGATCGGCATGTACACCTCGGCCGGCTACGAGCGGATCCCGAACTTCGGCTTCTACCGGGACGCCCCGGGCTGCCTCTCCTACGGCCGCACCCTCTGA
- the rpmB gene encoding 50S ribosomal protein L28 — translation MASVCDVCGKGPGFGHNVSHSHRRTNRRWNPNIQSVRTPAGGGNTKKLQVCTSCIKAGKVTRA, via the coding sequence GTGGCTAGCGTGTGCGACGTCTGTGGCAAGGGACCGGGCTTCGGCCACAACGTGTCCCACTCGCACCGGCGGACCAACCGCCGCTGGAACCCGAACATCCAGTCGGTGCGTACCCCGGCCGGTGGCGGCAACACCAAGAAGTTGCAGGTCTGCACCTCGTGCATCAAGGCCGGCAAGGTCACCCGCGCCTGA
- a CDS encoding Lrp/AsnC ligand binding domain-containing protein: MVQAYILIQTEVGRARDVAGLIADLAGVVRVDAVTGPYDVVVLTEANTVDELGKLIVSKVQMVPGITRTLTCSVVRL; this comes from the coding sequence GTGGTACAGGCGTACATCCTCATCCAGACGGAGGTCGGTCGGGCGCGTGACGTGGCCGGTCTGATCGCGGACCTTGCCGGCGTGGTACGTGTCGACGCCGTCACCGGGCCCTACGACGTGGTCGTCCTCACCGAGGCGAACACCGTCGACGAGCTCGGCAAACTCATCGTCAGCAAGGTGCAGATGGTGCCCGGCATCACCCGCACCCTCACGTGCTCGGTGGTGCGGCTGTAA
- a CDS encoding serine hydrolase domain-containing protein, with the protein MPKPSLDRGVLLLAQGDDILMSRVTGAADAATASPCTPATRFQIASISKQMAAAAVQLLAGRGALRLTDPVNRWLPHPQPAWSGITLHHLLTHTSGLGHWEDYPMIDLAAPAEPDELLGIFASLPPLSAPGATWHYSSPGYVLLARAVERAADRPYAAFLADEVFAPLGMTGSFAGAADGRDDVATGHEGGRPVPSWDLDTVSMGAGDVWCTGADLLTWLDVPRRGRLLEPAAAAAMTAPHAPTGRPGESYGYGWFVGTLAGERAIHHSGDNGGYKAFAGWFPDSDRRLVVLTNQAEIDPALLKAELE; encoded by the coding sequence ATGCCGAAACCCTCTCTCGACCGCGGCGTGCTCCTGCTGGCACAGGGCGACGACATCCTGATGTCCCGGGTCACCGGCGCGGCCGACGCGGCCACCGCGTCGCCCTGCACGCCCGCGACCCGGTTCCAGATCGCGTCCATCAGCAAGCAGATGGCGGCCGCCGCCGTGCAGCTCCTCGCCGGGCGGGGCGCGCTGCGCCTGACCGACCCGGTCAACCGCTGGCTGCCGCACCCCCAGCCGGCCTGGTCCGGGATCACTCTGCACCACCTGCTCACCCACACCTCCGGGCTCGGCCACTGGGAGGACTACCCGATGATCGACCTGGCCGCGCCCGCCGAGCCGGACGAGCTGCTGGGAATCTTCGCCAGCCTGCCGCCGCTGTCCGCCCCGGGCGCCACCTGGCACTACAGCAGCCCCGGCTACGTCCTGCTGGCCCGGGCCGTCGAGCGCGCGGCCGACCGGCCGTACGCCGCGTTCCTGGCCGACGAGGTGTTCGCGCCGCTCGGCATGACGGGCAGCTTCGCCGGTGCCGCCGACGGGCGGGACGACGTGGCGACCGGGCACGAGGGCGGCCGGCCGGTGCCGTCCTGGGACCTGGACACGGTGAGCATGGGCGCCGGGGACGTGTGGTGCACGGGGGCGGACCTGCTCACCTGGCTGGACGTGCCCCGCCGGGGTCGGCTGCTCGAGCCCGCCGCGGCGGCCGCCATGACCGCCCCGCACGCGCCCACCGGCCGCCCCGGCGAGTCGTACGGCTACGGCTGGTTCGTCGGCACGCTGGCCGGGGAGCGGGCGATCCACCACTCCGGGGACAACGGTGGCTACAAGGCCTTCGCGGGCTGGTTCCCCGACTCCGACCGGCGTCTGGTGGTGCTGACCAACCAGGCGGAGATCGACCCCGCCCTGCTGAAGGCGGAGCTGGAATGA
- a CDS encoding helix-turn-helix domain-containing protein: MAPKTARARRLGIALRTHREAAGLTLEAAADEINSTRSTLSRYENAQTLVNPATVRALLTLYGVGPDEIAGAVQLAKDARKPGWWVSYSYLLDRRTIDFIALEAEATGIANFEPSVVPGLLQTADYIRGVMRGGPHTLSDEQVEQRVKLRLDRQQRLLGDDPPILDAIIDEGALLRPVGDRTVMGGQLQHLLKMAELPNITVQVIPLSAGYHRGTRGSLHILEFADPEDPIIASVETVAGQMVLDRPGDLRTCTKIMEHLRTVALSPAASRDELLRLLNER, translated from the coding sequence ATGGCGCCGAAGACCGCCCGGGCCCGACGGCTCGGCATCGCCCTGCGGACCCACCGGGAGGCCGCCGGCCTCACCCTGGAGGCCGCGGCCGACGAGATCAACAGCACCCGGAGCACCCTGTCCCGCTACGAGAACGCGCAGACGCTGGTCAACCCGGCCACCGTGCGGGCGCTGCTCACCCTCTACGGGGTGGGGCCCGACGAGATCGCCGGCGCCGTGCAGCTCGCCAAGGACGCCCGCAAGCCCGGCTGGTGGGTCTCCTACTCGTACCTGCTCGACCGGCGGACCATCGACTTCATCGCCCTGGAGGCGGAGGCCACCGGGATCGCCAACTTCGAGCCGTCGGTGGTGCCGGGCCTGCTCCAGACCGCCGACTACATCCGCGGGGTGATGCGCGGCGGCCCGCACACCCTCAGCGACGAGCAGGTGGAGCAGCGGGTCAAGCTGCGGCTCGACCGCCAGCAACGGCTCCTGGGTGACGATCCGCCGATCCTCGACGCCATCATCGACGAGGGGGCGTTGCTGCGCCCGGTCGGGGACCGGACCGTGATGGGGGGTCAGCTCCAGCACCTGCTGAAGATGGCCGAACTGCCCAACATCACCGTGCAGGTGATCCCCCTCTCCGCCGGATACCACCGGGGGACGCGGGGGTCGCTGCACATTCTGGAGTTCGCCGATCCGGAGGACCCGATCATCGCCTCGGTGGAGACCGTCGCCGGGCAGATGGTGCTGGACCGGCCGGGCGACCTGCGCACCTGCACCAAGATCATGGAGCACCTGCGGACCGTGGCGCTGAGCCCGGCGGCCAGCCGGGACGAGCTGCTCCGCCTGCTGAACGAGAGGTAG
- a CDS encoding DAK2 domain-containing protein, whose amino-acid sequence MLDTLDAAAVRRWCASGLAALQRHQGEIDELNVYPVPDGDTGTNLVLTLTSAQQALAMDLETLPEDGHTPHGHALRLMARGALLGARGNSGVIVSQILRGFADALSAAPAVRGRQLAAALADATTAAYAAVAHPVEGTLLSVVAAAARAAEQADTDDLCAVARAAAGEATRALARTPEQLPALARAGVVDAGGRGLCLLLDALVEVVTGESPRQPAPAPPAAHAPATAVRETGSPAYAYEVQYLLDATDEAVARLRGELDTLGDSLVIVGDRGTWNVHVHVNDVGAAVEAGVVAGRPHRITVTRFADQAAPAPAPSPPAARPDGRAAVVVATGAGIAELFGAEGATVVPANPSTGELLDAIRATRAARVVVLPNDPNTQSVASAAAREAHGLGVKVSVVPTRSPVQALAALAVRDPQRRFEDDVIAMAEAAGACRYAEVCHASREALTVAGPCRPGDVLALVEGEVHLIGADLLGTCTAVVDRMLGGGGELVTLLCGADAPAGLADRVREHVERSWPFVEVQAYEGGQPHYPLLLGVE is encoded by the coding sequence GTGCTGGACACCCTCGACGCCGCCGCGGTGCGCCGCTGGTGCGCGAGCGGGCTGGCCGCCCTCCAGCGCCACCAGGGCGAGATCGACGAGCTCAACGTCTACCCGGTCCCCGACGGCGACACCGGCACCAACCTGGTGCTCACCCTCACCTCGGCCCAGCAGGCCCTCGCCATGGACCTGGAGACCCTCCCCGAAGACGGGCACACCCCGCACGGCCACGCCCTGCGGCTGATGGCCCGGGGCGCGCTGCTCGGGGCGCGGGGCAACTCCGGGGTGATCGTCTCGCAGATCCTGCGCGGCTTCGCCGACGCGCTCTCCGCCGCACCGGCGGTCCGCGGCCGGCAGCTCGCCGCCGCGCTGGCCGACGCCACCACCGCCGCCTACGCCGCGGTCGCCCACCCGGTCGAGGGCACCCTGCTCAGCGTGGTCGCCGCCGCCGCCCGCGCGGCCGAGCAGGCGGACACCGACGACCTGTGTGCGGTGGCCCGGGCGGCGGCCGGCGAGGCGACCCGCGCGCTGGCGCGTACCCCCGAGCAGTTGCCCGCGCTCGCCCGGGCCGGCGTCGTCGACGCCGGCGGGCGCGGCCTCTGCCTGCTGCTCGACGCGCTGGTCGAGGTGGTCACCGGGGAGAGCCCACGGCAGCCGGCGCCCGCGCCGCCCGCGGCCCACGCGCCCGCCACCGCCGTCCGCGAGACCGGCTCCCCGGCGTACGCCTACGAGGTGCAGTACCTGCTCGACGCCACCGACGAGGCGGTGGCCCGGCTGCGCGGCGAGCTGGACACCCTCGGCGACTCCCTGGTGATCGTCGGCGACCGAGGCACGTGGAACGTGCACGTGCACGTCAATGACGTCGGGGCGGCCGTCGAGGCCGGCGTGGTGGCCGGCCGGCCGCACCGGATCACGGTGACCCGGTTCGCCGACCAGGCGGCCCCGGCCCCGGCACCGTCGCCTCCGGCGGCGCGGCCCGACGGCCGGGCCGCCGTGGTGGTCGCCACCGGCGCCGGCATCGCCGAGCTGTTCGGCGCCGAGGGCGCCACCGTGGTGCCGGCCAACCCGTCCACCGGCGAGCTGCTCGACGCCATCCGGGCCACGCGCGCCGCCCGGGTCGTGGTGCTGCCCAACGACCCCAACACCCAGTCGGTGGCGAGCGCCGCCGCCCGGGAGGCGCACGGGCTCGGGGTGAAGGTGAGCGTCGTGCCCACCCGGTCGCCGGTGCAGGCCCTCGCCGCCCTCGCCGTGCGGGACCCGCAGCGGCGCTTCGAGGACGACGTCATCGCCATGGCCGAGGCTGCCGGCGCCTGCCGCTACGCCGAGGTCTGCCACGCGAGCAGAGAGGCGCTCACCGTGGCCGGGCCGTGCCGGCCGGGCGACGTGCTGGCGCTGGTCGAGGGGGAGGTGCACCTCATCGGCGCCGACCTCCTCGGCACCTGCACCGCCGTGGTCGACCGGATGCTCGGCGGTGGTGGCGAGCTGGTCACCCTGCTCTGCGGGGCGGACGCCCCGGCCGGGCTGGCCGACCGCGTACGCGAGCACGTCGAGCGGTCCTGGCCGTTCGTCGAGGTGCAGGCGTACGAGGGCGGGCAGCCGCACTATCCGCTCCTGCTGGGGGTCGAATGA
- a CDS encoding ATP-grasp domain-containing protein, translated as MELDLGREQLVVIGGSFGSLRWFDQELPPDSVVLVEEPDVIRRRGLDRFVAGLSMVARLVPAEYQTGFDADDLLTREPGLAGARLVLPGLEYAVGAAARLADRLGLPGAGVAAADVFSDKHRMRLLADETGLANPAYELVEDPARAAEFARAHGGRCVLKPTRRSGSLGVQLVTDPAEIAGRWAASAAPPEPAEAVERGLPTGVLVEELLVGSEHSVELLVAEGETIFANVTDKRIAGGRYPVETGHTVPSALPGPAQGALRDAAVRLAGAAGFRSGMLHSEWIMVDGVPTLVECAARMPGDMITALVSIAYEVDFIEAYLRVLRGERPALPARPTGAAAVEFLTAPPGRVTAVDGRRAALRVPGVLDLQIEAKVGDHVPELLSSAHRSGHLLAWGATPAEAEGAARKAAGEIRITVG; from the coding sequence GTGGAGCTGGACCTGGGGCGGGAGCAGCTGGTGGTGATCGGCGGGTCGTTCGGCTCGCTGCGCTGGTTCGACCAGGAGCTGCCGCCCGACAGCGTGGTCCTGGTCGAGGAGCCGGATGTGATCCGCCGCCGCGGCCTGGACCGTTTCGTCGCCGGGCTGTCGATGGTCGCCCGGCTGGTCCCGGCCGAGTACCAGACCGGGTTCGACGCCGACGACCTGCTCACCCGGGAGCCCGGCCTCGCCGGCGCCCGGCTGGTCCTGCCCGGCCTGGAGTACGCGGTCGGCGCCGCCGCCCGGCTGGCCGACCGGCTCGGTCTGCCCGGCGCCGGGGTGGCCGCCGCCGACGTCTTCTCCGACAAGCACCGGATGCGGCTGCTCGCCGACGAAACCGGCCTGGCCAACCCGGCCTACGAGCTGGTCGAGGACCCGGCCCGGGCGGCGGAGTTCGCCCGCGCGCACGGCGGCCGGTGCGTGCTCAAGCCCACCCGCCGCTCCGGCAGCCTGGGCGTGCAGCTGGTCACCGACCCGGCGGAGATCGCCGGGCGCTGGGCGGCCAGCGCCGCCCCGCCGGAGCCGGCCGAGGCGGTCGAGCGTGGCCTGCCCACCGGGGTGCTGGTGGAGGAGTTGCTGGTCGGGTCGGAGCACAGCGTCGAGCTGCTGGTCGCCGAGGGCGAGACGATCTTCGCCAACGTCACCGACAAGCGGATCGCCGGCGGCCGGTACCCGGTGGAGACCGGGCACACCGTGCCGTCCGCGCTGCCGGGGCCGGCGCAGGGGGCGTTGCGGGACGCGGCGGTCCGGCTCGCCGGGGCGGCCGGCTTCCGCAGCGGGATGCTGCACAGCGAATGGATCATGGTCGACGGGGTGCCGACGCTTGTCGAGTGCGCCGCCCGGATGCCGGGCGACATGATCACCGCGCTGGTCTCGATCGCCTACGAGGTCGATTTCATCGAGGCGTACCTGCGGGTGCTGCGCGGCGAGCGGCCCGCGCTGCCGGCCCGGCCGACCGGCGCGGCGGCCGTCGAGTTCCTGACCGCCCCGCCCGGCCGGGTCACCGCGGTGGACGGCCGGCGGGCCGCCCTGCGGGTGCCGGGGGTGCTCGACCTGCAGATCGAGGCGAAGGTCGGGGACCACGTGCCGGAGCTGCTCTCCTCGGCGCACCGCAGCGGGCACCTGCTGGCCTGGGGCGCCACCCCCGCCGAGGCGGAGGGCGCCGCCCGCAAGGCCGCCGGCGAGATCCGGATCACCGTCGGCTGA
- the recG gene encoding ATP-dependent DNA helicase RecG produces MTSEPATVDTPLKKLVGERTAKALASHLDLHTAGDLIYHFPRRYDERGEHTDIRSLDVGEQVTVLAQVQRTAVRPMRQRRGNLLEVTVGDGSGGVLTCTFFGNQAWRERELRPGRWGLFAGKVTEFRGKRQLNGPEYVLLGEGGDGEAAANEEVEEFAGALIPVYPAAAAVPTWVIARCVRVVLDTFTPPDDPLPATVRASRNLVGIGAALREIHRPTSKEELYKARRRLKWDEAFAVQLTLVQRKHRAAAWPAKARPAKRGGLLDAFDARLPYELTSGQQAVGREIAADLATAHPMHRLLQGEVGSGKTVVALRAMLQVVDAGGQAALLAPTEVLAAQHHRGMLDLLGPLAQAGELGAADDATRVELVTGSLGAAARRRALTEVAEGRAGIVLGTHALLYEGVDFSDLGLVVVDEQHRFGVEQRDALRAKADQPPHVLVMTATPIPRTVAMTVYGDLEISTLSQLPQGRSPIASHVVPAAEKPAFLDRAWRRLREEVAKGHQAYVVCPRIGDGPASDEEAPREDDNGRRPPLAVTEVAPLLAEGPLHGLRIGVLHGRLPADEKDSVMRSFAAGDLDVLVATTVVEVGVNVPNATVMIVLDADRFGVSQLHQLRGRVGRGSAAGLCLLVSEAMEGSSARERLDAVASTTDGFKLAELDLEQRREGDVLGATQSGRRSHLRLLSLLRDTDLIRDARAEAITLVEEDPELARHPALAASVAALVDSERAEYLEKG; encoded by the coding sequence ATGACGAGCGAACCGGCCACGGTGGACACGCCGCTCAAGAAGCTGGTCGGGGAGCGCACCGCCAAGGCCCTGGCGAGCCACCTCGACCTGCACACCGCCGGCGACCTGATCTACCACTTCCCCCGCCGCTACGACGAGCGCGGCGAGCACACCGACATCCGCTCGCTGGACGTGGGGGAGCAGGTCACCGTGCTGGCGCAGGTGCAGCGCACCGCGGTCCGGCCGATGCGGCAGCGCCGGGGCAACCTGCTGGAGGTCACCGTCGGTGACGGCTCCGGCGGGGTGCTCACCTGCACCTTCTTCGGCAACCAGGCGTGGCGGGAGCGGGAGCTGCGCCCCGGCCGCTGGGGGCTGTTCGCCGGCAAGGTGACCGAGTTCCGGGGCAAGCGGCAGCTCAACGGCCCGGAATACGTGCTGCTCGGCGAGGGCGGCGACGGCGAGGCGGCGGCCAACGAGGAGGTCGAGGAGTTCGCCGGGGCGCTCATCCCGGTCTACCCGGCCGCGGCGGCCGTGCCGACCTGGGTGATCGCCCGCTGCGTCCGGGTGGTGCTGGACACCTTCACCCCGCCGGACGACCCGCTGCCGGCCACCGTGCGGGCCAGCCGCAACCTGGTCGGCATCGGCGCCGCGCTGCGCGAGATCCACCGGCCCACCAGCAAGGAGGAGCTCTACAAAGCGCGCCGCCGGCTCAAGTGGGACGAGGCGTTCGCCGTGCAGCTCACCCTGGTGCAGCGCAAGCACCGGGCCGCGGCGTGGCCGGCGAAGGCCCGGCCGGCGAAGCGCGGCGGGCTGCTCGACGCGTTCGACGCCCGACTGCCCTACGAGCTGACGTCCGGCCAGCAGGCCGTCGGCCGGGAGATCGCCGCCGACCTGGCCACCGCGCACCCGATGCACCGGCTGCTCCAGGGCGAGGTGGGCAGCGGCAAGACCGTGGTGGCGCTGCGGGCCATGCTCCAGGTGGTCGACGCCGGCGGGCAGGCCGCGCTGCTCGCCCCGACCGAGGTGCTCGCCGCCCAGCACCACCGGGGCATGCTCGACCTGCTCGGCCCGCTCGCGCAGGCCGGGGAGCTGGGCGCCGCCGACGACGCCACCCGGGTGGAGCTGGTCACCGGTTCGCTGGGCGCGGCCGCCCGCCGGCGGGCCCTCACCGAGGTGGCCGAGGGGCGGGCCGGCATCGTGCTCGGCACCCACGCCCTGCTCTACGAGGGTGTCGACTTCTCCGACCTGGGGCTCGTGGTGGTCGACGAGCAGCACCGGTTCGGCGTGGAGCAGCGGGACGCGCTGCGGGCCAAGGCCGACCAGCCGCCGCACGTGCTCGTCATGACGGCCACCCCGATCCCGCGCACGGTCGCCATGACCGTCTACGGCGACCTGGAGATCTCCACGCTGTCGCAGCTGCCGCAGGGTCGCTCGCCGATCGCCTCGCACGTGGTGCCGGCCGCCGAGAAGCCGGCCTTCCTCGACCGGGCCTGGCGCCGGCTGCGCGAGGAGGTCGCCAAGGGACACCAGGCGTACGTGGTGTGCCCGCGGATCGGTGACGGTCCCGCGTCGGACGAGGAGGCACCCCGAGAGGACGACAACGGTCGTCGGCCGCCCCTCGCGGTGACCGAGGTGGCCCCGCTGCTCGCCGAGGGGCCGCTGCACGGCCTGCGGATCGGGGTGCTGCACGGGCGGCTGCCGGCCGACGAGAAGGACTCGGTGATGCGCTCGTTCGCCGCCGGCGACCTGGACGTGCTGGTGGCGACCACGGTGGTCGAGGTGGGCGTCAACGTGCCCAACGCCACCGTGATGATCGTGCTGGACGCCGACCGGTTCGGCGTCTCCCAGCTGCACCAGCTGCGCGGCCGGGTGGGCCGGGGCTCGGCCGCCGGCCTCTGCCTGCTGGTCAGCGAGGCGATGGAGGGCTCCTCCGCCCGGGAACGGCTCGACGCGGTCGCCTCCACCACCGACGGGTTCAAGCTCGCCGAGCTGGACCTGGAGCAGCGCCGGGAGGGCGACGTGCTGGGCGCCACCCAGTCCGGCCGCCGGTCCCACCTGCGCCTGCTGTCGCTGCTGCGCGACACCGACCTGATCCGCGACGCCCGGGCCGAGGCGATCACCCTGGTCGAGGAGGATCCGGAGCTGGCCCGCCATCCGGCGCTGGCCGCGTCGGTGGCCGCCCTGGTCGACTCCGAACGCGCCGAATACCTGGAGAAGGGCTGA